Within the Prochlorococcus sp. MIT 1300 genome, the region ACTTCACAATGACCCGGTAAACACTATGGAATTTGTGGTGCTTACTCTTCGCCAAGTTGTCCCTCAGCTTAGTGAGCAAGATGCTATGGCTGTCATGCTTGAAGCACATCAGACAGGCGTTGGTCTTGTCATTGTCTGTGATTTGGAACCCGCAGAGTTTTATTCCGAGACATTAAAGGGGAAAGGCCTAACCAGCACAATTGAACCAGAAAACTGAAAAACCTTTCATTTGCCACTTTTTGGACTTCTTGGCTCTCCATTAGGCCTCGATGGGTGCCAACACTTTCCTTGATCCCTTGCCTGTACCTTTTGGGCTGGTTGATAGTGCAACCATTCAGGCTATATAGATCAGATTTATTACCTGAAGAACTTGCGTTGTTTGGCACTTTAATAAGCTTTATTTCCTTTCTTTTTTTCATGCCTGGATGGGCAAAGGTTAGATGGAAAACATCTTCTCCTTGGATATATCTGGGTTTAGTAGAAAAGAAAAAATCATTGAACTTAGCGCTTACAAAATTTTCAAGAGGTTTATTGCTCGCAGCTTTTTTGTTGGTTCTTTTAATGGGGCCAATCTTACTATTTGGGTGGGGAGAATGGCTTGGCAGTTGGAGCCCAAGACTTGTGGTAGATGCCTTGCTCCTGGTCGTTTGGGGTTTGTTAGAAGAATTGATATTTAGAGGGTGGTTATGGCATGAGCTTGAGTATTTGATTTCAGCTAGGTTGGCTATATTCACGCAAGCAGCAATCTTTAGTGTTGCACATATTAGATTCACTTTTAATTTTTGGGATTTATGGCTATTGCTCTTGGGGTTATTTGTGCTTGGTTTGATTTTGGCTGCCAGAAGGATTTTAGATAAAGGTTCTTTATGGGGTTGTATAGGCTTGCATGGAGGGTTGGCTGCAGGATGGTTTGTTCTTACAAATGGGCTGATAAGCCTTTCTTCTAATGCTCCTATATGGTTGGTTGGCCCTGCAAACCCTATTGGGGGAGGCGTACCTATTGCTGTTTTATGTGTAATTCTTTTGCTTCAAGTAAATGCAGTTCCAATCACTCGTCGACCATCTAATGGAGCTCGTAATGCTTCTTCTAAGGGGGCGACTCCATAATCTCGCTCTAGCAAATCAATTACAGTTCGACCAAAATCATTTGGATCTTTGTCAAATGCTTCAAGGCAAATTTTCCCAAAAGTGCTTCCCATTGGCTCTGGATTCCAGAGTAACTTCTTTGCTGTCCATGGCATCATGCTCATAGGGTTATAGCCTTTTTTGAGTATGCCTTGATCAAACCCATATTGTTCTAGGTGTGTATGTGGCTGTAAGCCAATAAAGAAAATTGCTGGGTTAACTTTATCTTGTCCAAATATTTTTTCAAGTTCCCTATGATAAGCAACAGTTTGACGAATGGTG harbors:
- the clpS gene encoding ATP-dependent Clp protease adapter ClpS yields the protein MSVDTPIRSPGGAAVIEKQTERIRKPSPLYKVLLHNDPVNTMEFVVLTLRQVVPQLSEQDAMAVMLEAHQTGVGLVIVCDLEPAEFYSETLKGKGLTSTIEPEN
- a CDS encoding CPBP family intramembrane glutamic endopeptidase, which gives rise to MPTLSLIPCLYLLGWLIVQPFRLYRSDLLPEELALFGTLISFISFLFFMPGWAKVRWKTSSPWIYLGLVEKKKSLNLALTKFSRGLLLAAFLLVLLMGPILLFGWGEWLGSWSPRLVVDALLLVVWGLLEELIFRGWLWHELEYLISARLAIFTQAAIFSVAHIRFTFNFWDLWLLLLGLFVLGLILAARRILDKGSLWGCIGLHGGLAAGWFVLTNGLISLSSNAPIWLVGPANPIGGGVPIAVLCVILLLQVNAVPITRRPSNGARNASSKGATP